In one Sphingomonas sp. S1-29 genomic region, the following are encoded:
- a CDS encoding TonB-dependent receptor — MTILKRRLCRSAALALALSAVVTAGAAQAQTQQRRVRFNIAAQPMDRALEQLARQSGSDILFTRATVARLNAPALSGEFAAEAAVRRLIAGQPLSVTRDAAGALIVRPQPAAARQTPAVAPTPVASDQAADEQDIVITAKFSAGVERSLDVKRNADSISDAIVAADIGKLPAFNIAEALQRVPGVTIVREAGEGQFISVRGLGPNFQAVTFDGMPLAYNENIRNSGQSGRQFRLQVLPATLIDSIVVIKSPTADLVENGIGSTVDIRLLNPLDRDPFVAANFFGGYEERTDTLNPNGSLSAGWHNADNSFGVLGGISYSKREVQFDRLRVGWQDLEVPGYGEIRAPGDAQPYLELEDRERISAVAGIQWRPTPNLEFDIDGLYSQFNNETIERRLTYYIPSQIARLDPATAVVEDGRLVAGTIRGARIRNYAEYLDQSHRNLQLNATMRLDLDGWRFEPRFSYAQAKSDLDTPIQRVQYRTANNRGGDLTFDFSGDVLDRAKINSLFTTLDLTDPSLMPFESFAVRPINSRDEDKTLVLNVSRDTAFDLGGLQITRIAYGGQYSDRYRDYQRRDRSTTALRDGVTRTGDFLGAPVPSNAFDQSIGTFQPWTNVDWGLFNQSYVLRGEFDGVNPSAYDLEPNAADRQNSYRIDEEIVAGYGRIDFASDAGAVPVRGNVGLRYVRTATDVDGTIVSPVRTPAGGVTTEVTPITTTASYEEWLPSANANFSVADNIQLRLGAARTMTRPSLSELRNSINTNSVTVTNIFNLGAAALADETINLNASAGNPNLRPYTSWNLDLSFEWYFDKFGAFTAAAFYKDVSDYIAADFETRTLAFAVNDGSTLPVDVLVSTPTNVGDATISGIEFGYTNRLSFGLGVTATATFATSKLELDLAGVGVQSAGVQGVSDVSYSITPFFESGPFELNLSYTYRSQYMTDAGALVTSLPTADDVVAFYQDGFGILDLGGSYQIRPNVEAFVQATNVLDSRQVSFAGSRDEFTEIHTFGRTVNFGVRAKF; from the coding sequence ATGACGATCTTGAAGCGGCGGCTTTGCCGTTCGGCGGCGCTTGCGCTCGCGCTTTCGGCGGTTGTGACGGCGGGGGCCGCGCAGGCGCAGACCCAACAGCGCCGCGTGCGCTTCAACATTGCCGCGCAGCCGATGGACCGGGCACTCGAACAGCTCGCGCGCCAGAGCGGCAGCGATATCCTGTTCACGCGCGCGACGGTCGCGCGGCTCAACGCACCCGCGCTAAGCGGCGAATTCGCCGCCGAAGCCGCAGTGCGCCGGCTGATCGCGGGCCAGCCGCTGAGCGTCACCCGCGACGCGGCGGGGGCGCTGATCGTCCGCCCTCAGCCGGCGGCGGCCCGGCAAACGCCCGCGGTGGCGCCGACGCCGGTCGCAAGCGACCAAGCCGCCGATGAGCAAGACATCGTCATCACCGCCAAGTTTTCCGCGGGCGTCGAACGCTCGCTCGACGTGAAGCGCAACGCCGATTCGATCTCCGACGCGATCGTCGCCGCCGATATCGGCAAGCTGCCCGCGTTCAACATCGCCGAGGCGCTGCAACGCGTTCCCGGCGTCACGATCGTCCGCGAAGCCGGCGAGGGCCAGTTCATCAGCGTCCGCGGGCTGGGCCCCAACTTCCAGGCGGTGACGTTCGACGGGATGCCGCTGGCGTATAACGAGAATATCCGCAATTCGGGCCAGTCGGGCCGCCAGTTCCGGCTGCAGGTGCTGCCCGCGACGCTGATCGACAGCATCGTCGTCATCAAATCGCCGACCGCCGACCTGGTCGAGAACGGCATCGGGTCGACCGTCGACATCCGCTTGCTCAACCCGCTCGATCGCGACCCGTTCGTCGCCGCCAATTTCTTCGGCGGCTATGAGGAGCGGACCGACACGCTCAATCCCAATGGCAGCCTGTCGGCGGGCTGGCACAATGCCGACAACAGCTTCGGGGTGCTTGGCGGCATTTCCTATTCGAAGCGCGAGGTCCAGTTCGACCGGCTCCGCGTGGGCTGGCAGGATCTCGAAGTGCCGGGCTATGGCGAGATCCGTGCGCCGGGCGACGCGCAGCCCTATCTCGAGCTCGAGGATCGCGAGCGGATCAGCGCGGTTGCGGGTATCCAGTGGCGCCCCACCCCCAATCTCGAATTCGACATCGACGGCCTCTATTCGCAGTTCAACAACGAGACGATCGAACGGCGGCTGACCTATTACATCCCCAGCCAGATCGCCCGGCTCGACCCGGCGACCGCGGTGGTCGAGGATGGCCGGCTGGTGGCGGGGACGATCCGCGGTGCGCGCATCCGCAACTATGCCGAATATCTCGACCAGTCGCACCGGAACCTGCAGCTCAATGCGACGATGCGGCTCGACCTCGACGGCTGGCGGTTCGAACCGCGCTTCAGCTATGCGCAGGCCAAGAGCGACCTCGATACCCCGATCCAGCGCGTGCAATATCGCACCGCTAACAATCGCGGCGGCGACCTGACCTTCGATTTTAGCGGCGACGTGCTCGATCGCGCGAAGATCAATTCGCTCTTCACGACCCTCGACCTCACCGATCCGTCGCTGATGCCGTTCGAAAGCTTCGCGGTGCGGCCGATCAATTCGCGCGACGAAGACAAAACGTTGGTGCTGAACGTGTCGCGCGACACCGCGTTCGATCTTGGTGGCCTGCAGATCACGCGGATCGCCTATGGCGGGCAATATTCGGATCGCTATCGCGATTATCAGCGGCGCGATCGCAGCACGACCGCGCTGCGCGACGGCGTTACGCGAACCGGCGATTTCCTCGGCGCGCCGGTCCCCTCGAACGCCTTCGATCAGTCGATCGGCACCTTCCAGCCCTGGACCAATGTCGACTGGGGGCTGTTCAACCAGTCCTATGTGCTGCGGGGCGAGTTTGATGGGGTGAATCCCAGCGCCTACGACCTCGAACCCAATGCCGCCGATCGGCAGAACAGCTATCGCATCGACGAGGAGATCGTCGCTGGCTATGGCCGGATCGACTTCGCGTCGGACGCGGGTGCGGTGCCGGTGCGCGGCAATGTCGGCCTGCGCTATGTCCGCACCGCCACCGATGTCGATGGGACGATCGTATCCCCGGTACGCACCCCCGCGGGCGGCGTGACGACCGAGGTGACGCCGATCACCACGACCGCGAGCTACGAGGAATGGCTCCCGAGCGCGAATGCGAACTTCAGCGTCGCCGACAACATCCAGCTGCGGCTGGGTGCCGCCAGGACGATGACCCGGCCGTCGCTGTCCGAACTGCGCAATTCGATCAACACCAACAGCGTGACCGTCACCAACATCTTCAATCTGGGCGCCGCCGCGCTTGCGGATGAGACGATCAATCTGAACGCATCGGCGGGCAATCCGAACCTTCGGCCCTATACGTCGTGGAACCTCGATCTGTCGTTCGAATGGTATTTCGACAAGTTCGGCGCGTTCACCGCAGCGGCTTTCTATAAGGACGTGAGCGATTACATCGCGGCGGATTTCGAAACCCGTACGCTGGCCTTCGCGGTCAATGACGGATCGACCCTGCCCGTCGACGTGCTGGTATCCACCCCGACCAATGTCGGCGACGCGACGATTTCGGGCATCGAGTTCGGCTATACCAATCGGCTGTCCTTCGGCCTGGGCGTCACCGCGACCGCGACCTTCGCGACGTCAAAGCTCGAGCTCGACCTGGCCGGCGTCGGCGTCCAGTCGGCGGGGGTGCAGGGCGTGTCCGACGTCAGCTACTCGATCACCCCGTTCTTCGAGAGCGGACCGTTCGAGCTCAACCTCAGCTACACCTATCGCAGCCAATATATGACCGACGCGGGCGCGCTGGTGACGTCGCTGCCCACCGCGGACGACGTCGTCGCCTTCTACCAGGACGGGTTCGGCATCCTCGACCTGGGCGGCAGCTACCAGATCCGCCCCAATGTCGAGGCCTTCGTCCAGGCGACGAACGTGCTCGACAGCCGCCAGGTGTCGTTCGCGGGCAGCCGCGACGAATTCACCGAAATCCACACCTTCGGGCGGACGGTGAATTTCGGGGTGCGCGCGAAGTTTTGA
- a CDS encoding FecR family protein has product MIRGEPAAPNRQAADWLARLHADDRTDADHAAFRAWLGADPRHADAFERASEIWDSVGGLPPVAPQPVPAVREPMLSRRAVMAGGSALLVAGGSLLGWREATAGVYRTGVGEQKRLVLDDGTRVMLDTDTRIRFAARSDLRLLSLATGRVDLQIASDPRPFAIRAGERRALARSGRLDIRFDGERAALTAIEGVARVEATGAALALAPGERVAMADGRPDRIDRPELEELIAWQSGRLAFRDETLAQAAAEMNRYTQRPLVVADPQAAAMRFTGMYRVGDPEAFARSLAVLLPVRVEADADAIRISSAT; this is encoded by the coding sequence GTGATCCGCGGCGAGCCGGCAGCACCCAACCGGCAGGCAGCGGATTGGCTGGCACGACTGCACGCGGACGACCGCACCGACGCCGACCATGCCGCTTTCCGCGCCTGGCTGGGGGCCGACCCGCGCCATGCCGATGCCTTCGAACGCGCGTCGGAGATATGGGATAGCGTCGGTGGCCTGCCGCCGGTCGCGCCGCAGCCCGTGCCAGCGGTGCGCGAGCCGATGCTGTCTCGGCGCGCGGTGATGGCGGGCGGGAGCGCGCTGCTGGTTGCGGGCGGATCGCTGCTCGGCTGGCGCGAGGCGACCGCGGGGGTGTATCGCACCGGGGTGGGCGAGCAGAAGCGGCTGGTGCTCGACGACGGCACGCGGGTGATGCTCGACACTGACACGCGGATCCGCTTCGCCGCGCGATCGGACCTGCGGCTGCTGTCGCTGGCAACCGGGCGGGTCGACCTGCAGATCGCTTCCGATCCGCGCCCCTTCGCGATCCGCGCGGGCGAGCGGCGCGCGCTGGCACGCAGCGGACGGCTCGACATACGCTTCGACGGCGAGCGCGCGGCGCTGACTGCGATCGAAGGGGTCGCGCGCGTCGAAGCAACCGGCGCCGCGCTGGCGCTGGCCCCCGGGGAGCGCGTCGCGATGGCCGATGGCCGCCCTGACCGCATCGACCGCCCCGAACTCGAAGAGCTGATCGCCTGGCAGAGCGGCCGGCTGGCGTTTCGCGACGAGACGCTGGCGCAGGCAGCCGCCGAGATGAACCGCTATACCCAGCGCCCGCTGGTGGTCGCCGATCCGCAGGCGGCGGCGATGCGCTTCACCGGCATGTACCGTGTCGGCGATCCCGAGGCGTTCGCGCGCTCGCTGGCGGTGCTGCTGCCGGTGCGCGTCGAGGCCGATGCCGACGCCATCCGGATATCCTCGGCCACCTGA
- a CDS encoding cobalamin B12-binding domain-containing protein, whose product MGQTARALAIPTIDRQGLHRLETLFIVPDIYRRDDVAERQAKLARIVSNEIVPRLLKLHAEVVPAAPPIKVVIEALVPTSADITGLAHIVLGSDLEAAAAYVLMMRERGLSMETLFVELLEPAARLLGEMWDRDDCDFIDVTLGVARLQKLLAIFNETHVLPGLDTHRTVLMAMTPGDQHFFGITMVERFLTAAGWQVRTELEGTYEDIANVAKQNWFAVVGLTAGSERQLESMRTTIAQIRRESRNQAIGVMVGGPMFTANPELARDVGADDTAPNAPAAVLVAQKLFDLGHRQRA is encoded by the coding sequence ATGGGGCAGACGGCCAGAGCACTGGCGATACCGACGATCGATCGCCAAGGCCTTCATCGGCTCGAAACGCTGTTTATCGTGCCGGATATATACCGGCGCGACGATGTCGCTGAGCGTCAGGCCAAGTTGGCGCGCATCGTGTCAAACGAGATAGTCCCGCGGCTATTGAAGCTCCATGCCGAAGTCGTGCCAGCCGCGCCGCCAATCAAGGTAGTTATCGAAGCCTTGGTGCCTACCAGCGCCGATATCACCGGCCTTGCCCACATCGTGCTTGGTAGCGATCTCGAGGCCGCCGCCGCCTATGTGCTGATGATGCGCGAGCGCGGGCTTTCGATGGAGACGTTGTTCGTCGAGCTGCTCGAGCCGGCCGCGCGTTTGCTTGGTGAGATGTGGGATCGCGATGATTGCGACTTCATCGACGTGACGCTGGGGGTGGCTCGCCTGCAAAAGCTGCTTGCGATCTTCAACGAGACCCATGTTCTCCCAGGGCTGGATACCCATCGTACCGTATTGATGGCGATGACGCCGGGGGACCAGCACTTCTTCGGCATCACGATGGTCGAGCGGTTTTTGACAGCTGCCGGATGGCAGGTACGTACCGAGCTTGAAGGCACTTACGAGGACATCGCAAATGTCGCGAAGCAAAACTGGTTCGCCGTCGTCGGCTTGACTGCGGGATCGGAACGCCAGCTCGAAAGCATGCGCACAACGATTGCGCAGATACGACGGGAGTCCCGCAACCAAGCGATCGGCGTCATGGTGGGCGGGCCGATGTTTACCGCAAACCCTGAACTGGCTCGCGACGTAGGCGCAGACGACACCGCACCCAACGCACCTGCAGCCGTGTTGGTAGCCCAGAAACTGTTCGATCTGGGGCATCGGCAACGGGCCTAA
- a CDS encoding complex I NDUFA9 subunit family protein: MKDKLVTLVGGGGFLGRYVAQELLAAGARVRIAQRDPRSAFFLRPLGGLGQTQFVAADIAKPDSIARAVAGSDAVVNLVGTFTDYRRVNVDGARTIAEAAAGAGAAAFVQISAIGADAQSPSLYGRTKAEGEQAVLAAFPRATILRPSVVFGREDQFINRFAAMIASLPVVPVLKGDARFQPVYVGDVAKAVTAALSDPGAHGGQTYELGGPDVLTMAELHRWIGEQIGRTPPMPALPDAVGSMMASLGFLPGAPITKDQWLMLQRDNVVAQGAKGLAALGVTATPIGAMALGWLVQYRRNGRFGGKIAA; encoded by the coding sequence ATGAAGGACAAGCTGGTAACGCTGGTCGGCGGCGGCGGATTTTTGGGGCGCTATGTCGCGCAGGAACTGCTGGCGGCGGGCGCGCGCGTCCGGATCGCGCAGCGCGATCCGCGCAGCGCCTTTTTCCTGCGGCCCTTGGGTGGGTTGGGGCAGACCCAGTTCGTCGCCGCCGACATCGCCAAGCCCGACAGCATCGCGCGGGCTGTTGCCGGCTCGGATGCCGTGGTGAATTTGGTGGGGACCTTCACCGACTATCGCCGCGTCAATGTCGATGGCGCGCGGACGATCGCCGAGGCCGCGGCGGGGGCGGGGGCGGCGGCGTTCGTCCAGATCTCGGCGATCGGCGCCGATGCGCAGTCGCCCTCGCTATACGGGCGCACCAAGGCCGAGGGCGAGCAGGCGGTGCTGGCGGCGTTTCCGCGCGCGACGATCCTTCGCCCCTCGGTGGTGTTCGGCCGCGAGGACCAGTTCATCAACCGCTTCGCCGCGATGATCGCGAGCCTGCCCGTGGTGCCGGTGCTCAAGGGCGATGCCAGGTTCCAGCCGGTCTATGTCGGCGACGTCGCCAAGGCGGTGACCGCGGCGCTGTCCGATCCCGGCGCGCATGGCGGGCAGACCTATGAGCTCGGCGGCCCCGACGTGCTGACGATGGCCGAGCTGCATCGCTGGATCGGCGAGCAGATCGGCCGCACCCCGCCGATGCCCGCGCTCCCCGACGCGGTGGGGTCGATGATGGCGAGCCTTGGCTTCCTGCCCGGCGCGCCGATCACCAAGGACCAGTGGCTGATGCTCCAGCGCGACAATGTCGTCGCGCAGGGCGCCAAGGGGCTTGCCGCGCTGGGCGTCACCGCGACGCCGATCGGCGCGATGGCGCTCGGTTGGCTGGTACAGTATCGGCGCAACGGACGGTTCGGCGGCAAGATCGCCGCCTGA
- a CDS encoding DUF1800 domain-containing protein: MRPPAIATNRFGLGARLGTELPKDARGWLLAQLDSYIARPQAIAAAPSRAEAAAALVDFYRAARAGRMQLRAGEATAGTAATAGAVDSPIPGAAVQSRQIERSKLRALYVDSVAARATAALTTPTPFVERLVHFWANHFAISAEKPPVIAMAGSFEFDAIRPHVLGSFAAMLRAVERHPAMLTYLDQAQSVGPGSIAGQRAAANGRKRGLNENLAREILELHTLGARTGYGQADVTDLARALTGWTVGGIAGGPGSRLATASPGDFMFAPVLHEPGPRTVLGRSFAQAGEGQAQAVLDMLATHPATARHLATKLARHFVADTPPPALVARLERAFLQSGGDLPTVYRALVEAPEAWAPEAAKFKTPWEWSVSAMRAIGAETFPTPNVLGYVTQLGQPVWRPGSPAGFDDVAASWAGPDALMRRVEAAERVAARAQGAGDARAVAATLFGSSLSPPTATAIARAESPAQGLALLLVSPDFMRR; encoded by the coding sequence ATGCGTCCACCTGCGATTGCGACTAACCGTTTCGGTCTTGGTGCCCGATTAGGAACCGAGTTGCCGAAAGACGCACGCGGCTGGCTGCTTGCCCAGCTCGACAGCTATATCGCGCGTCCACAAGCGATCGCCGCCGCGCCCTCGCGCGCCGAGGCGGCAGCGGCGCTGGTCGATTTCTATCGAGCGGCCCGCGCGGGGCGGATGCAGCTGCGGGCTGGCGAGGCGACGGCCGGTACGGCAGCAACCGCGGGCGCAGTTGACTCGCCGATCCCCGGCGCCGCCGTGCAATCACGGCAGATCGAGCGGTCGAAGCTTCGCGCGCTGTATGTCGACTCGGTTGCTGCCCGGGCGACCGCTGCGCTGACTACCCCGACCCCCTTCGTTGAACGGCTGGTCCATTTCTGGGCGAACCATTTTGCGATTTCGGCCGAGAAGCCTCCGGTCATCGCGATGGCCGGCAGCTTCGAATTCGACGCGATCCGGCCGCACGTGCTGGGCAGCTTTGCCGCGATGCTGCGCGCGGTCGAGCGGCATCCGGCGATGCTGACCTATTTGGACCAAGCGCAGTCGGTCGGGCCGGGCAGCATCGCGGGACAGCGCGCCGCCGCCAACGGACGCAAGCGCGGGCTGAACGAAAATCTGGCGCGCGAAATCCTCGAGCTCCACACCTTGGGAGCCCGCACCGGCTATGGCCAGGCCGACGTCACCGATTTGGCGCGGGCGCTGACGGGGTGGACCGTGGGGGGGATCGCGGGCGGTCCTGGGAGCCGGCTGGCGACCGCGTCGCCCGGGGATTTCATGTTCGCACCTGTGCTGCACGAACCGGGTCCGCGCACCGTGCTGGGGCGCAGCTTCGCGCAGGCGGGCGAGGGACAGGCGCAGGCGGTGCTCGACATGCTGGCGACGCATCCTGCAACCGCGCGCCACCTTGCGACGAAGCTGGCGCGCCATTTCGTTGCCGACACCCCTCCACCTGCGCTGGTGGCGCGCCTGGAACGCGCCTTCCTGCAATCGGGGGGTGATCTGCCCACGGTCTATCGCGCGCTGGTCGAAGCGCCCGAGGCGTGGGCACCCGAAGCTGCGAAGTTCAAGACGCCGTGGGAATGGTCGGTGTCAGCGATGCGAGCGATCGGAGCCGAAACCTTCCCCACCCCCAATGTGCTGGGCTACGTTACGCAGTTGGGGCAGCCGGTGTGGCGACCGGGATCGCCCGCCGGGTTCGACGATGTCGCCGCGAGCTGGGCAGGCCCCGATGCGCTGATGCGACGAGTCGAGGCGGCCGAACGGGTGGCGGCCCGTGCGCAGGGTGCCGGTGACGCGCGCGCGGTTGCGGCCACGCTGTTCGGCAGTTCGCTCTCGCCACCGACGGCGACGGCGATCGCGCGTGCCGAAAGCCCGGCGCAGGGGCTGGCGCTGCTGCTGGTTTCCCCCGATTTCATGCGGAGATAG
- a CDS encoding TspO/MBR family protein, with protein sequence MAAAIEKTRMAPRLAAGLAIGTVTAALLLGGRASPSPNNPRTKRWYDRLRKPGFTPPAPVFALAWPTIQAAQAYSGYTLLRAPSSPERTTALVFWGANQIGVAGWSEVFFGFRAPGWAAIGSAALGGSAVGHVAAARQVDTRAAVAGLPLAAWVGFATLLAEEVWRRNDTPAT encoded by the coding sequence ATGGCAGCTGCGATTGAGAAAACCAGGATGGCACCGCGTTTGGCGGCCGGATTGGCTATCGGCACTGTTACTGCCGCTCTGCTACTAGGCGGTCGCGCCAGCCCTTCTCCTAACAATCCCCGCACGAAGCGCTGGTATGATCGGCTGCGTAAGCCTGGCTTCACACCACCCGCGCCTGTGTTTGCTCTGGCATGGCCAACCATCCAGGCCGCACAGGCATACAGCGGGTATACATTGCTCCGAGCACCGTCTTCGCCAGAGCGCACAACAGCGCTGGTCTTTTGGGGGGCGAACCAGATCGGTGTCGCAGGCTGGTCCGAGGTGTTTTTCGGTTTTAGGGCACCAGGGTGGGCAGCGATAGGCTCCGCCGCCTTGGGCGGCAGCGCTGTTGGTCATGTAGCTGCCGCCCGCCAAGTGGACACCCGCGCCGCCGTCGCGGGATTACCTTTGGCAGCGTGGGTCGGCTTTGCGACCTTGCTCGCTGAAGAGGTCTGGCGTCGGAACGATACGCCTGCAACATGA
- a CDS encoding undecaprenyl-diphosphate phosphatase produces MEDLLTIILLGLIEGLTEFLPVSSTGHLILASELLGFTEEGSIAFKIAIQLGAILAVLVAYWRRFWTVGTGMLRGEAEPWRFARNILLAFAPAVVVGVIAYESIRAVMQQPIVVAVALIVGGIAILVIERMVKVAKYESVEALPATTAGAIGLVQCLAMLPGVSRSGATIMGSLLMGVERKTAAEFSFFLAVPTMIGATVYALYKDRALLNADDLLAIAIGFTVAFIVALAVVKAFVKVVSRFGFAPFAWYRIIVGSAALIWLLAR; encoded by the coding sequence ATGGAAGACTTGTTGACGATCATCCTGTTGGGATTGATCGAAGGTTTGACCGAATTCCTGCCGGTGTCGTCGACCGGGCATCTGATCCTCGCCAGCGAATTGCTGGGCTTCACCGAGGAAGGTTCGATCGCGTTCAAGATCGCGATCCAGCTCGGCGCGATCCTGGCGGTGCTGGTCGCCTATTGGCGGCGATTCTGGACGGTCGGCACCGGGATGCTGCGCGGCGAGGCCGAGCCCTGGCGCTTCGCGCGCAATATCCTGCTCGCCTTCGCCCCCGCGGTGGTGGTCGGCGTGATCGCCTATGAATCGATCCGCGCGGTGATGCAGCAGCCAATCGTCGTCGCCGTCGCGCTGATCGTCGGCGGGATCGCGATCCTTGTGATCGAGCGGATGGTGAAGGTCGCCAAATATGAAAGCGTCGAGGCCTTGCCCGCCACCACCGCAGGGGCGATCGGGCTGGTCCAGTGCCTGGCGATGCTGCCGGGCGTCAGCCGATCGGGGGCGACGATCATGGGGTCGCTGCTGATGGGGGTCGAGCGCAAGACTGCCGCCGAGTTCAGCTTCTTCCTCGCGGTGCCGACGATGATCGGCGCGACGGTCTATGCGCTGTACAAGGATCGCGCGCTGCTGAATGCCGACGACCTGCTGGCGATCGCGATCGGCTTCACCGTTGCGTTCATCGTCGCGCTGGCGGTGGTGAAGGCGTTCGTGAAGGTGGTTTCGCGCTTCGGCTTCGCGCCGTTCGCTTGGTATCGAATCATCGTGGGGAGCGCGGCACTAATCTGGCTGCTGGCGCGGTAG
- a CDS encoding BLUF domain-containing protein produces MFDEYGFPGDADFDYAAPTLYTFVYCSRAAEGVDDMEVDRIIESAQRYNLAKGITGVLVFGSGVFFQWIEGPPAEVQKLIANLHGDPRHYDIVPLDRSEEKRERLYPNWEMERVEADDIRTVLQDALESAEDENNVAALRRILEHLGSGSLDSLGRSLGPRS; encoded by the coding sequence ATGTTCGACGAATATGGTTTTCCAGGCGACGCTGACTTCGATTACGCCGCGCCTACGCTTTATACCTTTGTATACTGCAGTCGTGCCGCCGAAGGCGTCGATGATATGGAGGTCGATCGCATCATCGAATCGGCGCAGCGCTACAATCTCGCCAAAGGCATCACCGGAGTGCTGGTTTTCGGCAGCGGCGTCTTTTTCCAATGGATCGAGGGACCGCCCGCCGAAGTGCAAAAGCTGATAGCAAACCTGCATGGCGATCCGCGCCATTACGACATCGTCCCGCTGGATCGGAGTGAAGAAAAGCGCGAGCGCTTGTATCCAAATTGGGAGATGGAACGGGTCGAAGCCGACGACATCCGCACGGTGTTGCAGGACGCACTTGAAAGCGCAGAGGACGAGAACAACGTTGCGGCGCTAAGACGTATTCTCGAACATCTCGGTTCCGGTTCGCTCGATTCGCTGGGAAGGTCGTTAGGTCCTCGGTCCTGA
- a CDS encoding NAD(P)-dependent oxidoreductase encodes MATGSTLKFVGIDQAYPAKRDADARNKDFQEIADRFAVPKAEEQAGRCSQCGVPYCSVHCPLHNHIPDWLRLTAEGRLREAYELSNATSTMPEICGRICPQDRLCEGNCVIEFSGHGAVTIGSVEKFITDTAWEEGWVEPLVPGPARGQSVGVIGAGPAGLSAAEYLRTFGYEVHVYDRHDRAGGLLTYGIPGFKLEKPVVMRRVERLKAGGIVFHEGFEVGRDATMDELRSRHDALLVATGVYKARAIKAPGIGSEGVVEALDYLIASNRKSFGDAVPAWDDGSLNAQGKHVVVIGGGDTAMDCVRTAIRQGAASVKCLYRRDRANMPGSQREVANAEEEGAEFVWLSAPEAFEAAVEGRVSGVRATRMRLGAPDASGRRTPEPDPGNEMVLQADLVVKALGFDPEDLPAMFGAPELGVNRWGTIRVDNKTMMTSLEGVFAAGDIVRGASLVVWAIRDGRDVSDRMHAWLKAKAARERVAA; translated from the coding sequence ATGGCCACCGGCTCGACGCTGAAGTTCGTCGGCATCGACCAGGCCTATCCGGCCAAGCGCGATGCCGATGCACGCAACAAGGACTTTCAGGAGATCGCCGATCGGTTCGCGGTCCCCAAGGCCGAGGAACAGGCGGGGCGCTGCTCGCAATGCGGCGTGCCCTATTGCTCGGTCCACTGCCCGCTCCACAACCACATCCCCGACTGGCTTCGCCTGACCGCCGAGGGTCGGCTGCGCGAGGCGTATGAACTGTCGAACGCGACCTCGACGATGCCCGAGATCTGCGGCCGCATCTGCCCGCAGGACCGGCTGTGCGAGGGCAATTGCGTCATCGAATTTTCAGGCCATGGCGCGGTCACGATCGGCTCGGTCGAGAAGTTCATCACCGACACCGCCTGGGAAGAAGGCTGGGTCGAGCCGCTGGTGCCGGGGCCGGCGCGTGGCCAGTCGGTCGGGGTGATCGGCGCGGGGCCGGCGGGGCTGTCGGCGGCCGAATATCTGCGCACCTTCGGCTACGAGGTGCATGTCTATGACCGGCACGATCGCGCCGGCGGGCTGCTGACCTATGGCATCCCCGGCTTCAAGCTCGAAAAGCCCGTCGTCATGCGCCGCGTCGAGCGGCTCAAGGCGGGCGGCATCGTGTTCCACGAAGGCTTCGAGGTCGGCCGCGACGCGACGATGGACGAATTGCGCTCGCGCCACGACGCGCTGCTGGTTGCGACCGGGGTGTACAAGGCGCGCGCGATCAAGGCACCGGGGATCGGCAGCGAAGGCGTCGTCGAGGCGCTCGACTATCTGATCGCCTCGAACCGCAAGAGCTTCGGCGACGCGGTGCCTGCCTGGGACGATGGCAGCCTGAACGCGCAGGGCAAGCATGTCGTCGTCATCGGCGGCGGCGATACCGCGATGGATTGCGTGCGCACCGCGATCCGCCAGGGCGCGGCATCGGTGAAGTGCCTGTATCGCCGCGACCGCGCCAACATGCCCGGCAGCCAGCGCGAAGTCGCCAATGCCGAGGAAGAAGGCGCCGAATTCGTCTGGCTCTCGGCCCCCGAAGCCTTCGAGGCCGCGGTCGAGGGCCGCGTCTCGGGTGTCCGCGCGACGCGGATGCGGCTGGGCGCGCCCGATGCCTCGGGCCGGCGGACCCCCGAGCCCGATCCGGGCAACGAGATGGTGCTCCAGGCCGATCTGGTGGTGAAGGCGCTGGGCTTCGATCCCGAGGACCTGCCCGCGATGTTCGGCGCGCCCGAATTGGGCGTCAATCGCTGGGGCACGATCCGCGTCGACAACAAGACGATGATGACCAGCCTCGAGGGCGTGTTCGCAGCGGGCGACATCGTGCGCGGCGCGAGCCTGGTGGTGTGGGCGATCCGCGACGGCCGCGACGTGAGCGACCGGATGCATGCCTGGCTCAAGGCAAAGGCGGCGCGCGAGCGGGTGGCGGCGTGA